The following are encoded in a window of Megalobrama amblycephala isolate DHTTF-2021 linkage group LG19, ASM1881202v1, whole genome shotgun sequence genomic DNA:
- the ch25hl1.2 gene encoding cholesterol 25-hydroxylase-like protein 1, member 2 has product MTLVHVFETIWETKDSVLQPMWDYLRLNHSETLRSPLFPVILTVASYFVLCVPYLVCDILGKKWPAIYRYKLQPDKLPTTAMLLHCSGVTLYNHILLVFPAAVAQWLWRPPVPLPERAPTLLELAGGVTGNLLLFDFQYFIWHFLHHKIRWLYVTFHAIHHNYSAPFALATQCLGGWELVTVGFWTTINPVLLRCHLLTTWMFMVVHVYVSVEDHCGYDFPWSTSRLIPFGVYGGPSKHDVHHQKPNTNFAPHFSHWDKLFGTHADFSYAKTQR; this is encoded by the coding sequence ATGACACTAGTGCATGTTTTTGAGACGATTTGGGAGACAAAAGACTCAGTTTTGCAGCCTATGTGGGACTATTTGCGACTCAACCACTCTGAAACTCTTCGGTCTCCTCTCTTTCCTGTGATTTTGACCGTAGCGTCGTATTTTGTTCTTTGCGTACCCTACCTAGTCTGTGACATCTTGGGAAAGAAGTGGCCAGCTATTTATCGGTACAAGCTCCAACCTGACAAGCTTCCCACAACTGCAATGCTCCTTCACTGCAGTGGAGTTACTCTTTATAACCACATACTTCTGGTGTTTCCTGCAGCAGTGGCTCAGTGGTTGTGGAGACCTCCTGTTCCTCTGCCTGAACGAGCACCTACATTGCTTGAACTTGCAGGTGGAGTGACTGGAAACCTTCTTCTCTTTGACTTCCAGTATTTCATCTGGCACTTTTTGCATCATAAGATCCGCTGGCTCTATGTGACTTTCCATGCCATCCACCATAATTACTCTGCGCCCTTTGCTCTGGCCACACAGTGCCTCGGGGGATGGGAGTTGGTCACGGTGGGCTTCTGGACCACGATTAACCCCGTTCTTCTGAGGTGTCATCTGCTCACCACCTGGATGTTCATGGTGGTCCACGTGTACGTGTCAGTGGAAGACCACTGCGGATATGATTTCCCTTGGTCCACATCTCGTCTGATCCCTTTTGGTGTTTATGGAGGTCCGAGCAAGCATGATGTGCACCACCAGAAACCTAATACTAACTTTGCACCCCATTTTAGTCACTGGGATAAACTGTTCGGCACTCATGCTGATTTTAGTTATGCTAAAACTCAGCGAtga